CGTCACCCCAAACGCCGCAAGTTTGCGACCTGGGCGGGAATCGCGATTATTGCTGGCGCCATTTTTCTCGGCGTGCTCGGCCACCTCTCCGACACGACGCGCGAAATCTTTGGCAAAAAAATTTATTTCGATATCAAAGGAGTTCCCAAAGTTTTGGGAGAAAGCGACGCATCAGAATGAGTGTTGCTGAAAAACGATACCTCCTTTCTATTATCCTGAATGGATCCTGTGAAGTACTCGCGCGGTGCTTAAAAATTTTTCAAGACCCCGCACGACGAAATGCCTCCGGGAGGGATACTCTTTCCAAGACTACAGAACGTAAACACGCACAAAGACACTGGAGAAAATCATATGCCTCTTCCCGTAATTTCGCGCCCGGCGCCGGGCGAATATGATCCCTATTATGGCAAATATATCGCGCTGGTGCCCGAGGGTGATATTCTTGCAATTTTACAGCAGCAACTCGCGCCGACGCTTGCGTTGCTGCGCGCCATTACGGAGATGCAATCGCTGACCCGCTACGAGGCGGGCAAATGGAGCATCAAAGAAGTACTCGGCCATCTCTGCGACGCCGAGCGCATCATGAGCTATCGCGCGTTGCGCATTGGCCGCGGCGACCAGACGCCGATCCCCGGCTTCGAGCAGGATGATTATATCAACGGTGCCAATTTCGATGCCCGCCCCTGGCTCGATTTCATCGGCGAGTTTGAAGTGATTCGCGCGGCAACGCTGGCATTGTTTCGCGGTTTTGAAACGGCGGCGACAGAACGGCTCGGCACAGCCAACAATGCCGCCGTGAGCGTGCGCGCGCTGGCATATATCATCGCGGGACACGAGCGGCATCACATGAACATCGTGCGCGAGCGGTATTTGCCGAAGCTGAAGTGAGGAGGGCTTGTATCGCGCTTTTCATTTAACCGAAGCGCCTGCCATTCCGCAGGAATCCTGTGAATCTGGCAATCAAAATTGAATTTTGATAACATCGCTTTCGCCGCAAGCAAGAGAAAGAGTGATTTGTTGGCAAATTTTCTTTAATCATTCTTCCGAACCATTATTCTGCCTTTTCAGACTGGAAGCCTGCGCGACGATTTCGCGAAGTTTCCGTTGCGCTTCCGGAGTCCAGACAATCCGGTATCGATTTGCTTCCACATCTCCTCCAGGACTTTCTCATGTGGAATTTTTGGCCGTGATCTGCCTGCCGGCGCCCTTCGTTAAGGGAATGGCGCACATAAATCGCATAAAAAACGCGCCGCAACGATTGTTTTCTCCTTGCGCCGCAAAAAATTTCACCGACCATTTCCAGCATCTGCTTTTCGGAGATGCTTAAATTTTGCATGGCTTGCTCCAGAATGATTCTTTCGGTGAAGCATTCTTACGTTTGACTAACCGGTAAAATCCTCAATTCCATCAATTCTTGCAATGCGATTTTCAACCGCTGCCATGTCGCAACCGCGGCGCTTGCCCGATTTAAATAATGATCCTCCTCGCATATGCAGCAGCACGCCTGCATAACACATTCAATCGTTACTAAAATCTCTTCAGGGAGTTTTGCATGACCCGCGTACTGATTCAGACAACTGCCTTCCTTTTCGTTTTTCACCACGTTTTTGCCGGAGATCGAAATCTTCCCGTTCAGGAGAAAAATGTCCGCGCTCACATGGAATTCCTTGCGAGTGATGCATTAAAGGGCCGCGGCAGCGCAACGGAGTACGAGTTGATCGCCGCGCACTACATTGCTTCGCAATTCCGTCAATTCGGCCTCACGCCCTCAGGCGATCGCGATGCCAATCAACAAAAAGCGTTTCTGCAAACGATTCCCCTGACGAAACAAGCCTTTGCCGAAGCGCCCGCGTTGCGCTTTCAAGCAAATGGCCAATCCATCGAATGGAGGCACGGCCAGGAAATGGTGTGCTGGCGGCTCGCCTCGGCAGAAATCAGCGGGCCGTTTCAGAGGCTGGAAATCGGCGGGACGCCGCAACCCGGCGCGTTTATTTTGCTGAATTATGCCGAAGAAACGAACGCGCAGGAAATCGGGCGCAACGTTTTTGCAATGCTCCAGCAGGGCGCGGCCGCGGTGATGATTGCGACGCCGGCAGAGTGGCAGCCGCGCTGGGAAAGATTTGCCGCGAGAATGCCCGAACTGCCCACGAGCTTCGGCGCGGCCTCGGGTTCCAGCGGAGGCGGCAGCGCCATTTTGTTGAACACCGCCGCGGCAAATGCAATGCAACAAATTCCCGACGGCGTAGTCATTCAGATCAGCGGTTCGCTCGCTCCGCCCGAGATCAAGCACACCTGGAACGTGGTGGGCGAGCTGGCCGGCAGTGATCCCAAACGCCGCCACGAGGCCATCTCGCTTTCTGCGCATATGGATCATCTCGGCGTTCGCCGGCCGGTGGCAGGCGACAGCATTTACAACGGCGCCGATGACGATGCTTCCGGTGTGATTGCGGTGCTGGAGTTGGCGCGCGTCTTGAGCGCCGGGTCGGCGCCGAAGCGCACGGTTTACTTCGTAGCCTACGGCAGCGAAGAGCAGGGTGGTTTGGGCTCGCGTTATTTTATCGAACATCCGCCGTTGCCGCTGGAAAATCTCGTTGCTAATCTTCAATTTGAAATGATCGGTCGCCCGGATCCGAAAGTCGCCGCACACACGTTGTGGCTCACCGGCTTCGAGCGTTCCAATCTCGGCCCGGAATTGGCGCAGCGCGGCGCGCGCCTGGTGGCAGATCCGCATCCCCAGGAAAATTTTTTTCAGCGCTCGGATAATTACATCTTGGCAAAGCGCGGCATCATCGCGCATACGGTGTCGAGCTACGGCCTGCACGAAGAATATCATCAGCCGAATGACGACATCACCCGCATCGACTTTGCTCATATGACAGCCGCCATCAATGCGATGCACAAACCGGTCGTGTGGCTGGCCAATTCAAATTTCAAGCCGGCCTGGGTGGCAGGCAAGAACCCGGCGGAAGAGTAGCGCGGTGTTACTTTAATTTTTGTAGTCCCGACCCCTTGCAGGTCGCTCTTTTCAATAGCTGCTCACAAGGGGCAGGGGCTACATAATTCATGGTAACAGTGCAGTAGGCCCGTTAATTCAAACCAAGGAAGCCCAATGCAAATCTGCAAACCGTCACGGCGTGCGATCAGCCGGGCAATCATTCTCGTTCTGGCATTGGTATTCAGTTCAGTGTTCGCGAAAGAGCCGCATACGAGCGACGAATGGCCGCAATGGCTCGGTCCGAATCGCGATGGCATCTCGCGCGAGACCGGGTTGCGCAAAAGCTGGGCGGAGACCGGGCCGAAAGTTGCATGGCGCACACCGCTCGGCGAAGGCTATTCCGGCATCTCGATTGCGCAGGGCCGCGTGTACACGCTGTATTCCGACGGCTACGATGAGTTTGTGGTCTGTCTCGATGTCAAAAGCGGCAAGCAGATTTGGCGCGTGCGTTCGGACTCGACCTTCAAAGATACCAACGGCAACGGGCCGCGTTCCACGCCCACCATTCACGGTGACATCGTGTATGCCATTGGCGGCCGCGGCCAGTTGCTCGCGCTGCAAACGAAATCCGGCAAAAAGATTTGGCAGCATGATCTCAAAAAAGAATTCAACAGCAGCGGCCCGTCAGACGGCGGCTTTGCCTCCTCGCCGCTGGTGGAAGGCGAGATGCTGCTGGTGGAGGCCGGCGGCGGCAACGGCAATGCCTTCGTTGCTTTCAATAAAAAAGATGGCAAGGTGATTTGGAAAGCCGAGTCCGACAGCGCTGCGTTTGCCTCGCCGGTGGCGATTACCGTGAACGGTGTGCGGCAAATCATTTTCTTTTCCGCGGAGGGCGCGGTTGCCGTTGCGCCTGCGACCGGCAAGGTGTATTGGC
The genomic region above belongs to Cytophagia bacterium CHB2 and contains:
- a CDS encoding DinB family protein — encoded protein: MPLPVISRPAPGEYDPYYGKYIALVPEGDILAILQQQLAPTLALLRAITEMQSLTRYEAGKWSIKEVLGHLCDAERIMSYRALRIGRGDQTPIPGFEQDDYINGANFDARPWLDFIGEFEVIRAATLALFRGFETAATERLGTANNAAVSVRALAYIIAGHERHHMNIVRERYLPKLK
- a CDS encoding M20/M25/M40 family metallo-hydrolase → MIATPAEWQPRWERFAARMPELPTSFGAASGSSGGGSAILLNTAAANAMQQIPDGVVIQISGSLAPPEIKHTWNVVGELAGSDPKRRHEAISLSAHMDHLGVRRPVAGDSIYNGADDDASGVIAVLELARVLSAGSAPKRTVYFVAYGSEEQGGLGSRYFIEHPPLPLENLVANLQFEMIGRPDPKVAAHTLWLTGFERSNLGPELAQRGARLVADPHPQENFFQRSDNYILAKRGIIAHTVSSYGLHEEYHQPNDDITRIDFAHMTAAINAMHKPVVWLANSNFKPAWVAGKNPAEE